A genomic window from Leishmania donovani BPK282A1 complete genome, chromosome 16 includes:
- a CDS encoding cytochrome c, putative translates to MEGGSELLRRRLSQTLSLYSLGFLPSPSASCSPLRNPVCTLLVASTGATTHNTHTWHSLSLTQSPLLLAPSLSQALSLALAWAHTHAHTPPLLLSTQALHTQYTALIMPPKARAPLPPGDVERGEKLFKGRAAQCHTATKGGANGVGPNLFGIVHRPSGKVEGFAYSKANAESGVVWTPEVLDVYLENPKKFMPGTKMSFAGIKKPQERADVIAYLETLK, encoded by the coding sequence atggagggagggagcgagttgctgcggcgtcgtctCTCGCAAACGTTATCCCTGTATTCTCTTGGCTTCCTACCCTCGCCCTCTGCCTCCTGCTCTCCTCTACGAAACCCTGTGTGTACTCTCCTGGTTGCCTCCACTGGCGCCACCACCcacaacacgcacacgtggcaCTCGCTTAGCCTCACCCAGTCTCCGCTGCTCTTagccccctctctctcacaggcactctccctcgctctcgcttgggcacacacgcacgcgcacacgccgcccCTGCTCCTCTCCACACAAGCCTTGCACACGCAATACACCGCACTCATCATGCCGCCGAAGGCTCGTGCCCCTCTGCCGCCTGGCGACGTGGAGCGCGGCGAGAAGCTGTTCAAGGGCCGTGCTGCCCAGTgccacaccgccaccaagGGCGGCGCGAACGGTGTGGGCCCGAACCTGTTCGGCATCGTCCACCGCCCCTCCGGCAAGGTCGAGGGCTTCGCGTACAGCAAGGCGAACGCCGAGTCAGGCGTAGTCTGGACGCCGGAAGTGCTGGACGTGTACCTGGAGAACCCGAAGAAGTTTATGCCTGGCACGAAGATGTCGTTTGCCGGCATCAAGAAGCCGCAGGAGCGCGCTGACGTGATCGCGTACCTCGAGACTCTCAAGTAA
- a CDS encoding cytochrome c, putative yields MPPKARAPLPPGDVERGEKLFKGRAAQCHTATKGGANGVGPNLFGIVHRPSGKVEGFAYSKANAESGVVWTPEVLDVYLENPKKFMPGTKMSFAGIKKPQERADVIAYLETLK; encoded by the coding sequence ATGCCGCCGAAGGCTCGTGCCCCTCTGCCGCCTGGCGACGTGGAGCGCGGCGAGAAGCTGTTCAAGGGCCGTGCTGCCCAGTgccacaccgccaccaagGGCGGCGCGAACGGTGTGGGCCCGAACCTGTTCGGCATCGTCCACCGCCCCTCCGGCAAGGTCGAGGGCTTCGCGTACAGCAAGGCGAACGCCGAGTCAGGCGTAGTCTGGACGCCGGAAGTGCTGGACGTGTACCTGGAGAACCCGAAGAAGTTTATGCCTGGCACGAAGATGTCGTTTGCCGGCATCAAGAAGCCGCAGGAGCGCGCTGACGTGATCGCTTACCTCGAGACTCTCAAGTAA